One window from the genome of Drosophila albomicans strain 15112-1751.03 chromosome 2L, ASM965048v2, whole genome shotgun sequence encodes:
- the LOC117564645 gene encoding acyl-coenzyme A diphosphatase NUDT19: MTSIKDYRPSASLILAGKQTFPDSEQYDYSVLLIKRTERTSFALNHCVFPGGVFDLEADESNDWLDYLHSSGVQDFQLELLHSPQTSERPELMTQGRNFTRDISLRLTALREAFEEVGILLCQPRCSVKNLTNTTHAAHVLLQPFDRELWQHRVHQDAKQFLQLCRYLDVIPDLWALSEWSVWRTPASATRKYDLVYYFAALESSNVPLLPEPTEVASVHWLHPGDCWRQSQESIIWLPFMLLYETARLMNMQNWKQLLQFASQRSSRGSTLFQPIYYRCDGCLLGVLPGDELYLDQPQNYTESIILPDSIEEVNRRAKHYHRYIIYDFHRVDLACNIQPLDEHLPLQALVNTQLAKL; encoded by the exons ATGACAAGCATCAAGGATTATAGACCATCGGCTAGTTTAATCCTAGCTGGCAAACAGACATTTCCAGACAGCGAACAATATGATTATAGC GTTTTGTTAATAAAGCGCACGGAACGCACATCTTTTGCCCTCAATCACTGCGTCTTTCCTGGCGGCGTCTTTGACCTCGAGGCGGATGAATCCAACGATTGGTTGGATTATCTACACAGCTCTGGCGTCCAAGACTTCCAACTGGAGTTGCTACATAGTCCCCAAACCTCTGAGAGACCAGAGCTCATGACTCAAGGTCGAAATTTTACGCGCGACATCTCTTTGCGTCTCACTGCCCTGCGTGAAGCTTTCGAGGAAGTTGGTATTCTTCTCTGCCAGCCACGATGTTCTGTAAAGAATTTGACGAACACTACTCATGCAGCTCATGTTCTACTACAGCCATTTGACCGCGAGCTGTGGCAACACCGCGTTCATCAAGATGCAAAACAGTTTTTGCAATTGTGCCGTTACTTAGACGTCATACCTGATCTCTGGGCCTTGAGCGAATGGTCTGTTTGGCGTACTCCCGCCTCGGCAACGAGGAAATACGATTTGGTCTATTATTTTGCCGCCTTGGAGTCAAGCAATGTGCCACTGCTACCCGAACCCACTGAAGTGGCATCGGTTCATTGGCTGCATCCAGGCGACTGCTGGCGACAGTCACAAGAATCCATCATTTGGCTGCCATTTATGCTGCTCTATGAGACAGCAAGACTCATGAACATGCAGAATTGGAAGCAGCTGCTACAATTTGCTAGTCAACGGAGCAGTCGTGGTTCAACGCTGTTTCAACCAATTTATTATCGCTGTGATGGATGTTTGCTTGGCGTTTTGCCCGGCGATGAGCTTTACCTGGACCAGCCGCAAAACTATACGGAGTCAATCATATTGCCGGATTCCATTGAAGAAGTTAATCGACGTGCAAAGCACTATCATCGTTATATCATTTACGATTTTCATCGAGTCGATTTGGCATGCAATATACAGCCACTTGATGAGCATTTGCCACTTCAAGCTCTGGTCAACACTCAGCTAGCTAAATTGTAA
- the LOC117564644 gene encoding cytoplasmic tRNA 2-thiolation protein 2, with product MCSIGEDDFGDEGATHAMPTGSTATGTVLGTGICNKCGVNSNELYKLNFRAAECQDCFLNYARHKFRAALGAAKLLPRNAEVLLHIDGSAESLVLLDMLHFAQTQNTFKRLHCNAQVIYVDINDPACDPLPSLLALQIRYAPFQFYIVQLGADPSNVRLLHDYIVTSEIAGSKQLRSLTAHQDYEQQQRKALIGAVAAQLQCSHIFEPSISTTLAAQLLTSVALGRGGSVALDVALLDDRLPDGVKLLRPLKDLNEQEVQFYVHAKLLEPFGSGNQESSSHASLQNLTRAFVDNLQQNYASTVSTVFRTGDKMAINQQTKDETLSTCKLCKSVLDSGLSDTLLAIEYSRAVSEMSAALQLKNNVAELEQSAAMRLKSSDELCHACRNIKSELNSDSLLTLF from the coding sequence ATGTGTAGTATTGGCGAAGATGACTTTGGTGACGAGGGTGCCACGCATGCAATGCCAACTGGTTCAACAGCAACGGGCACTGTCCTCGGCACTGGTATTTGCAACAAGTGTGGCGTTAATTCCAATGAACTCTACAAATTAAACTTTCGTGCTGCCGAATGTCAGGATTGTTTCCTGAATTATGCCAGGCACAAGTTCCGTGCTGCTTTGGGCGCTGCTAAGTTGCTACCGCGTAATGCCGAAGTGTTGCTTCATATCGATGGCAGCGCTGAGTCTTTGGTGTTGCTAGATATGCTGCACTTTGCTCAGACTCAAAACACGTTTAAGCGGCTGCATTGCAATGCCCAAGTGATCTATGTGGACATCAACGATCCAGCGTGCGACCCGCTGCCATCGCTACTCGCTCTTCAGATACGCTATGCaccttttcaattttatattgtacAACTTGGAGCTGACCCAAGTAACGTGCGGCTGCTTCATGATTACATTGTAACCTCGGAAATTGCTGGCTCCAAGCAACTGCGCAGTTTGACTGCTCATCAGGAttatgagcagcagcagcgcaaagCACTCATTGGCGCTGTGGCCGCTCAATTGCAATGCTCACATATATTTGAGCCAAGTATAAGCACAACGCTTGCCGCTCAACTGTTGACTTCAGTGGCTCTGGGTCGCGGCGGCAGTGTGGCTTTGGATGTTGCGCTGCTGGACGACCGTCTGCCAGATGGAGTCAAGCTACTACGACCTCTCAAGGATCTCAACGAACAGGAAGTGCAATTCTATGTGCATGCCAAGCTTTTGGAACCTTTCGGAAGCGGCAATCAAGAGTCATCATCACATGCCAGTCTGCAGAATCTAACTAGAGCATTTGTAGACAATCTGCAGCAGAACTATGCATCTACAGTATCCACCGTGTTTCGCACTGGTGATAAAATGGCGATCAACCAACAGACGAAAGATGAAACCCTCTCCACATGCAAACTATGCAAATCCGTTCTAGATTCGGGACTTTCGGACACGTTGCTGGCTATTGAATACTCACGGGCTGTTTCCGAGATGAGCGCGGCACTGCAGCTTAAGAATAATGTAGCGGAATTGGAGCAGAGTGCCGCAATGCGCTTGAAATCAAGCGACGAATTGTGCCACGCTTGTCGCAATATAAAATCAGAGCTAAATAGTGATAGTTTACTGACTTTGTTTTGA
- the LOC117564647 gene encoding glutathione S-transferase theta-3-like, protein MASAMKYYYDLLSPPARALWIALKLAKTPFEECPVALRKKEQLSDEYKSINRFQKVPALVDGSFHLSESLAMVRYLADTKQLTEQLYPKSIQDRARIDEYLEWQHFNLKLPCNLYFRDGWLFPINGITPKPKPEELENYINNVDNSLELLERFWLNQNFLTGSHLTVADLFSSSDIEQLKLCQYTVDEQKFPKVAKWLDRVRDASQPYHDKAYAFLQRKSKVTAQSKL, encoded by the coding sequence ATGGCCTCAGCAATGAAGTATTATTACGATCTACTGTCTCCGCCTGCGCGTGCACTTTGGATTGCACTAAAATTGGCCAAAACCCCATTCGAAGAATGCCCCGTGGCATTGCGCAAAAAGGAACAGCTATCCGATGAGTACAAGAGCATCAATCGCTTCCAAAAAGTGCCTGCATTGGTCGACGGGAGCTTCCATTTGTCCGAAAGTCTTGCTATGGTTCGCTATTTGGCCGATACGAAGCAACTCACGGAACAACTGTATCCAAAGTCCATTCAAGATCGAGCCCGCATAGATGAGTATCTGGAATGGCAACACTTTAACTTGAAATTACCTTGCAATCTGTATTTTCGAGATGGATGGTTATTCCCCATCAATGGCATTacaccaaagccaaagccagaaGAGCTTGAGAACTATATCAATAATGTTGACAATAGTTTGGAATTACTTGAACGTTTTTGGTTGAACCAAAACTTCTTGACTGGCTCGCATCTGACGGTGGCGGATTTGTTCAGCTCCTCTGATATTGAGCAACTCAAGCTTTGCCAGTACACGGTGGATGAGCAGAAGTTTCCCAAAGTGGCAAAATGGTTGGATCGTGTACGTGACGCTTCCCAGCCTTATCATGATAAAGCTTATGCATTCCTTCAAAGGAAATCCAAGGTGACTGCTCAGTCCAAGCTATAA
- the LOC117564648 gene encoding DNA topoisomerase 3-alpha: MFSLLKCLRYTKCSRYFHSTKTIRNKEMKFLNVAEKNDAAKTIAGLLSNGAAHRREGYSVYNKIYDFEAQVRGRNAKMVMTSVSGHLMQLEFLVSYRNWRNVDPRSLFDAPIRKTVGEDYQGIKRTLEREVRGCQGLIIWTDCDREGENIGYEIIEVCRAIKPNLTIYRASFSEITTPAVRRALQQLGEPDKRQSDAVDVRTELDLRTGAAITRFQTLRLQRLFPEKIADKLISYGSCQIPTLGFVAERYKEIEAFVSEAFWKIRVLHTIEELTVEFNWARNRLFDKEACENYLLLCLAEPEPRATVESVTVKPKHKWRPTPLDTVEMEKLGSRKLKLSAKETMTIAEKLYSKGLISYPRTETNQFSKEFALAPLVEQQTEHEAWGTFARRVLEWGPNPRNGNKSDQAHPPIHPTKMVTNLQGNEARVYELVVRHFLACVSKDAVGSETIVNIDIAGEKFSANGLVIHERNYLDVYVYDKWSAKQIHDYKQGQRFEPTEIMLHEGATTAPPLLTEADLIALMEKHGIGTDATHAEHINTIKERGYIGVVDKGALIPGVIGMGLYEGYDAMELALAKPQLRAEFEADLKRICLGEKDPKQVLREQVAKYKQAYQQITDKITAMDAKISQRLNETPVATPANDTAPEANGSMIRELFQCPKCDMAPLALKPKKNPGSFFIGCLNFPDCKNVVWLPEDCKDYQVLDECCAQCGEGYHMLKFRFSTPYYRGLFNAPSGWYKNCLRCDELFRSTFNINLDQVKRVGRIVAQTNGAGSGPGPGPGGGGSRSGGGATVSGWGTAGGGAGGDGASKASKSKGNTASKTTKKAAGGVAASRMKRNSKTEATTGTGGIRSYFTGAASSRTASLDGFFDSNDGFEEQMLAAASVVETNPLPAAELDDDIAAAFAADDDADFEALVNAGGSNPQPPPSPPPAGEPQNLDDSLTQWMKKKYEADEVPMVWGRQARAAAEAQPAPKRVRLSDASMPDAVAPSAVLCSGCHQPALQLTTRSAGPNQGRQFYKCPKQQQCKFFQWADEQPPATSADNPTLVANSGAAAQTRTQDSQDKDTWGTAGAANRNNNSWGTSQNSDAWGSGNSSSGWGTGGAAQQRSRGSEDSETWGSNGAANRRGSTSNETISWGSAGAAVPTSRTSQDYSHNASSWGTGGAANQKAGSSNANWGRNNATETSSWGSSKNNTSSWNNSQPNRNNVTKSAATSRGNNSNITSSFGGTKMRSNSSSTVTITQSPKRPAANSNNVQCNCGKPAISLIVRKETPNKGRPFYSCANREKSCGFFQWADTDENQGNQQQGRSSATTGARAAPAPTNGNRQARRCGLCREEGHTRNKCPRKNDFDC, translated from the exons ATGTTTAGTCTCTTAAAATGTTTGCGGTATACAAAGTGTTCGCGTTACTTTCACAGCACTAAGACTATAAggaataaagaaatgaaatttctCAATGTGGCCGAAAAGAACGATGCGGCCAAAACCATCGCTGGCCTTTTATCCAATGGAGCTGCACATCGA CGTGAAGGCTACTCGgtgtacaacaaaatttatgacTTCGAAGCTCAAGTGCGGGGTCGCAATGCCAAAATGGTTATGACTTCCGTCTCTGGTCATTTGATGCAGCTGGAGTTCCTCGTCTCATATCGCAACTGGCGCAACGTTGATCCACGTTCGCTCTTCGATGCTCCAATTCGCAAAACCGTCGGCGAGGACTATCAGGGCATTAAGAGGACGCTGGAACGTGAAGTACGCGGCTGCCAAGGGTTGATCATTTGGACGGATTGCGATCGCGAGGGCGAAAATATTGGCTACGAGATCATCGAAGTTTGTCGCGCCATCAAGCCCAATTTGACCATCTACCGTGCCAGTTTCTCAGAGATTACAACACCCGCAGTTCGACGTGCATTGCAGCAACTTGGCGAGCCGGACAAAAGGCAGAGCGATGCTGTCGATGTGCGTACCGAATTGGATCTGCGCACTGGAGCAGCCATCACACGGTTTCAGACGCTGCGTTTGCAACGCTTATTTCCCGAGAAGATTGCTGACAAGCTCATATCCTATGGCAGCTGTCAGATACCCACGCTAGGCTTTGTGGCCGAGCGCTACAAGGAGATCGAAGCGTTCGTATCAGAGGCTTTCTGGAAGATAAGAG TGCTGCACACCATCGAAGAGCTGACCGTGGAGTTCAATTGGGCACGGAATCGACTGTTCGATAAGGAGGCGTGTGAGAACTATCTGCTGCTTTGCCTGGCGGAGCCGGAGCCGCGTGCCACCGTTGAGAGCGTCACCGTAAAACCCAAGCACAAGTGGCGACCCACTCCCCTGGATAcggtggaaatggaaaaactGGGATCGCGTAAACTAAAACTCTCGGCCAAGGAAACCATGACGATAGCCGAAAAGCTGTACAGTAAAGGCTTAATTAGCTATCCACGTACCGAGACGAATCAGTTCTCTAAGGAATTTGCGCTAGCACCACTTGTCGAGCAACAGACGGAGCACGAAGCTTGGGGTACGTTTGCGCGTCGCGTGCTGGAATGGGGTCCAAATCCGCGCAATGGTAACAAATCGGATCAGGCGCATCCTCCGATACATCCCACAAAGATGGTGACAA ATTTGCAGGGCAACGAGGCTCGTGTCTATGAACTGGTTGTGCGACACTTTCTCGCCTGTGTCAGCAAAGATGCCGTTGGTTCGGAGACCATTGTCAATATTGACATTGCGGGCGAGAAGTTTAGTGCAAACGGCTTGGTTATTCACGAGCGCAACTACTTGGATGTCTATGTGTATGACAAGTGGAGTGCTAAGCAGATTCACGACTATAAACAGGGTCAGCGCTTTGAACCCACCGAGATTATGCTGCATGAGGGCGCCACAACAGCGCCACCTTTGCTCACCGAGGCCGATCTGATAGCGTTGATGGAGAAGCATGGCATTGGCACCGATGCCACGCATGCTGAGCACATAAACACCATCAAGGAACGCGGATACATTGGCGTCGTGGACAAGGGCGCCCTCATTCCCGGTGTCATTGGCATGGGCTTGTATGAGGGCTACGATGCCATGGAGCTGGCTCTGGCCAAACCGCAGCTGCGTGCTGAATTCGAGGCGGACTTGAAACGGATCTGTTTGGGTGAAAAGGATCCCAAGCAGGTGCTGCGCGAGCAAGTTGCGAAGTACAAGCAGGCCTATCAGCAGATCACCGACAAAATTACCGCCATGGATGCGAAGATATCGCAACGTTTGAATGAAACTCCCGTGGCCACGCCCGCAAATGATACTGCACCCGAAGCAAACGGCAGCATGATACGCGAGTTGTTCCAGTGCCCCAAATGTGATATGGCGCCATTGGCACTGAAGCCCAAAAAGAATCCGGGCAGCTTCTTCATTGGATGCCTCAATTTCCCCGATTGCAAGAACGTAGTGTGGCTACCCGAGGACTGCAAGGATTACCAAGTGCTAGACGAGTGCTGTGCTCAATGTGGTGAGGGTTACCACATGCTCAAATTCCGCTTCAGCACGCCCTACTATCGCGGACTGTTTAATGCACCCAGTGGCTGGTACAAGAATTGCCTGCGATGTGACGAGTTGTTTCGCAGCACCTTCAACATTAATCTGGATCAGGTGAAGCGTGTGGGACGCATTGTGGCTCAGACGAACGGCGCTGGTAGTGGACCAGGTCCTGGGCCAGGTGGCGGTGGCTCTAGATCAGGTGGTGGAGCGACTGTCAGTGGCTGGGGCACGGCTGGCGGAGGTGCTGGTGGCGACGGCGCTTCAAAGGCCTCAAAGTCAAAAGGCAACACTGCAAGCAAAACCACAAAGAAAGCTGCAGGTGGAGTCGCGGCCAGCAGAATGAAGCGAAATAGCAAAACTGAAGCTACAACTGGAACTGGTGGTATCAGAAGCTACTTCACGGGAGCCGCTAGCTCAAGAACTGCCAGTCTGGATGGCTTCTTTGACAGCAATGATGGTTTCGAAGAGCAGATGCTTGCGGCCGCCTCAGTTGTTGAAACGAATCCGCTGCCAGCAGCTGAGCTGGACGACGATATTGCCGCCGCCTTTGCTgccgatgatgatgctgaCTTCGAGGCATTGGTTAACGCAGGTGGCAGCAATCCGCAGCCACCTCCCTCACCGCCACCAGCAGGCGAGCCACAGAATTTAGACGACAGCTTGACTCAAtggatgaaaaaaaaatacgaggCCGACGAGGTGCCAATGGTGTGGGGCAGACAAGCGCGTGCTGCCGCTGAGGCACAGCCAGCGCCCAAGCGCGTGCGACTCAGCGATGCTTCAATGCCAGACGCAGTTGCTCCTAGCGCGGTTCTTTGCAGTGGCTGTCATCAGCCAGCGCTTCAGCTCACGACACGTTCTGCTGGTCCCAATCAAGGACGACAGTTTTACAAGTGTcccaagcaacaacagtgcAAGTTCTTCCAGTGGGCTGATGAGCAGCCGCCTGCCACATCAGCCGATAATCCTACACTAGTGGCTAACAgtggagcagcagcacaaacaaGAACACAAGATTCCCAAGACAAAGATACATGGGGAACGGCTGGAGCAGCAAATCGCAATAACAATTCCTGGGGAACTTCGCAAAATTCTGATGCGTGGGGCAGCGGTAATAGCTCGTCAGGCTGGGGCACAGGTGGAGCTGCGCAGCAAAGATCTAGAGGATCAGAGGATTCTGAGACGTGGGGATCAAACGGTGCTGCAAATCGTCGAGGCAGCACTTCGAACGAAACTATATCCTGGGGCAGCGCTGGAGCTGCAGTGCCGACATCAAGAACATCACAGGATTATAGCCATAACGCATCTAGTTGGGGCACAGGCGGAGCAGCAAATCAAAAAGCGGGAAgctcaaatgcaaattgggGCAGAAATAACGCTACCGAAACTAGCTCAtggggcagcagcaaaaacaatacTTCTAGCTGGAACAATTCACAACCCAACCGAAACAACGTCACAAAATCTGCCGCTACAAGTCGTGGCAACAACTCGAATATAACTTCTAGCTTTGGCGGGACCAAAATGCGTTCCAATTCCAGCAGCACAGTGACCATTACGCAAAGTCCCAAGCGACCAGCAGCTAACTCCAACAATGTTCAATGCAATTGCGGCAAACCCGCCATCAGTCTGATTGTGCGCAAGGAAACGCCAAATAAAGGACGACCTTTTTATTCCTGTGCCAATCGAGAAAAAAGCTGTGGTTTCTTCCAGTGGGCCGACACTGATGAGAATCAGG GCAATCAGCAACAAGGTCGCTCTTCGGCAACAACGGGCGCAAGAGCAGCACCAGCTCCTACAAATGGCAATCGACAAGCACGTCGCTGTGGATTGTGTCGTGAGGAGGGACATACAAGGAACAAGTGTCCACGTAAGAACGATTTCGACTGCTGA
- the LOC117564643 gene encoding zinc finger protein swm, which yields MILENSDKLKDWLSVVLEPLCDADSSALARYVIALLKKDKSDKDLKRIMIEQLDVFLSEETTRFVDRLFDAIASEEYLTNPAPMPASMAATSSSVAELELEHDLDGIADLEAVLAAASSPPPPPPKDNVIKPDGNQQQQNNESSREPASESQSSMPGNSVSATATDAPQSTTGTHSTKPAFDHKTKDSYSSHQQQQITHHHHHSGSSSSGAVAGGFVRSASPPMRSSGGSNPAGGAYAADKENQPRDSRRRRASLRSRSRSRSRSNDRSFRRSRSRDRRVNEREKSQRQFRNKSPPGGASDQRHRRNNNNNNNNSNNSSFDRRRIGNSNNSNSNMDERGQRFGGNKGRHSPRSRSNSPETRNTRRGNNVEPIAGSSASAAGAAVPVPPPVVHSVAPVRQRCRDFDEKGYCVRGETCPWDHGINPVVFEGINNSALMMSMREYNPDAPEIWARGGPAGVPGVAGAGAGSQPPLPGPPQPGQSSINPFSGNVRACAPLGVPNPADYSRQPGQVPPVPAPPPMMPFPFNPTAVTTPLQRQLIPIPVMDGGAGGIAGGIPAEMGKRRFELEDSVAIADVPSKMRKVPINSRLGPRVNPNMQQHNSSLELRKVPRGLNTIAHLNNHFAKFGKIVNIQVSYEGDPEAAIVTFSTHAEANVAYRSTEAVLNNRFIKVFWHNDNNSSGGGGGVGNSNANNNESGNLNVNRKSQYHLHNVPAVPTPNADSAKISNNGNLTTPLGEAGSTNNNAAGITPTSSDQALASTAAPASMRLKLNTSAAAAGNTAANGAAARGLTPAANAASIRKKQEEQQKAMHQLANGLRKRKQELLQSYVKQMKTALELVERMDLQDVQRAPTLETIKVLQATIDKLRKDVHADQDQLQAQIQQQQQQQQQQLQPQAVKKTKEQQKKELLDMELELIAQQQEGNDTTAIQKRLEELQRTLSGTGGGPLGTAGGGGTKPAGGGARKRATFPEGSTRVDRRPKAIVVTGFAAEEADFVLGHFKHFGEISKHDVDREIPQLILSYATRINAEQAVLRGKIYKDKRLQISWAPVVTKPAAVPMGAPADKLASSIISPLSNAAGDKLDNPKQLMQSVSESESLLGSDTLPELRLEDEEEDEESEDRSWRR from the exons atgatattagaGAACTCGGATAAGCTCAAGGATTGGCTGAGCGTTGTGCTCGAGCCGCT CTGCGATGCTGACTCCTCGGCTTTGGCGCGTTACGTGATTGCGTTGCTGAAAAAAGATAAATCGGATAAAGATCTCAAACGCATCATGATCGAACAATTGGATGTGTTTCTCTCTGAGGAAACGACACGTTTCGTTGATCGTCTGTTTGATGCCATTGCTAGCGAGGAGTATCTAACGAATCCCGCACCAATGCCAGCATCCATGGCAGCGACGTCTTCTAGTGTTGCCGAACTGGAATTGGAGCATGACCTGGATGGTATTGCTGATCTTGAGGCTGTATTGGCTGCAGCTTCATCACCGCCCCCACCCCCGCCAAAAGATAATGTGATAAAGCCCGATGgcaatcagcagcaacagaataACGAAAGCAGTAGAGAGCCCGCGTCCGAATCACAGTCTTCGATGCCAGGTAACAGTGTCTCAGCGACTGCCACAGATGCACCACAAAGCACAACAGGGACACACAGCACCAAACCAGCCTTCGAT CACAAAACCAAAGACTCTTACAGCAgccatcaacaacagcagatcacgcatcatcatcaccacagcggcagcagcagcagcggtgcGGTAGCTGGCGGCTTTGTGCGCAGCGCTAGCCCGCCTATGCGTAGTTCCGGTGGCAGCAATCCTGCTGGTGGTGCCTATGCCGCAGACAAGGAGAATCAGCCGCGTGATAGTCGCCGCCGTCGCGCTTCCTTGCGGTCCCGTTCACGTTCCCGCTCTCGATCCAATGATCGCTCGTTTAGGCGCTCGCGTTCACGGGATCGTCGTGTTAATGAGCGCGAAAAGAGTCAGCGACAGTTTCGCAACAAATCTCCACCAGGTGGTGCTAGTGATCAGCGACAtaggcgcaacaacaacaataacaacaacaatagcaacaacagcagctttgACAGACGTCGCATtggcaacagtaacaacagcaatagcaacatgGATGAACGCGGTCAACGCTTTGGAGGCAACAAGGGACGACACTCGCCGCGCAGTCGCTCCAATTCCCCGGAGACACGCAACACGCGCCGTGGCAACAATGTGGAACCCATTGCCGGTTCCTCAGCGTCTGCAGCGGGCGCTGCAGTTCCAGTGCCGCCGCCTGTGGTGCATTCGGTGGCGCCAGTGCGTCAACGTTGTCGTGACTTCGACGAGAAGGGCTATTGTGTGCGAGGCGAGACTTGTCCTTGGGACCATGGCATAAACCCTGTTGTCTTTGAAGGTATTAACAATTCGGCACTGATGATGTCAATGCGCGAGTACAATCCCGATGCCCCAGAGATTTGGGCACGTGGCGGTCCGGCTGGCGTGCCGGGCGTAGCAGGCGCCGGAGCTGGCAGCCAACCACCTTTGCCTGGACCACCTCAACCGGGTCAGAGCAGCATCAATCCGTTCAGTGGCAATGTGCGCGCCTGTGCACCGCTGGGTGTGCCTAATCCAGCGGATTATTCACGCCAACCAGGTCAGGTTCCGCCGGTGCCCGCACCGCCGCCAATGATGCCATTTCCCTTCAATCCTACAGCGGTCACAACACCTCTGCAACGTCAACTCATTCCCATTCCGGTGATGGATGGTGGTGCCGGCGGCATTGCTGGCGGCATTCCTGCCGAGATGGGCAAACGCCGCTTCGAGCTGGAGGACAGCGTGGCCATTGCCGATGTGCCCAGTAAAATGCGCAAAGTGCCCATCAACAGTCGTCTAGGACCCCGCGTCAATCCTAATATGCAGCAACACAACAGCTCGCTAGAACTCCGCAAGGTGCCGCGTGGCCTGAATACTATTGCCCATCTGAACAACCATTTCGCCAAGTTTGGCAAAATCGTTAACATACAAGTGTCATATGAGGGAGATCCCGAGGCGGCTATTGTGACCTTCTCTACGCATGCGGAAGCGAATGTTGCCTATCGCAGCACCGAGGCGGTGCTCAACAATCGTTTCATCAAGGTCTTCTggcacaacgacaacaacagcagcggtgGAGGTGGCGGcgttggcaacagcaacgccaacaacaacgaatcgggcaatttaaatgtgaatCGCAAGAGTCAATATCATTTGCATAATGTGCCCGCAGTGCCAACGCCGAATGCAGATAGCGCCAAGATCAGTAATAATGGAAATCTGACCACGCCTCTTGGCGAGGCAGGCAGCACGAACAACAACGCAGCAGGCATTACGCCCACATCCTCCGATCAAGCTTTGGCCAGCACAGCAGCGCCAGCTTCGATGCGGTTAAAGCTCAACACGAGCGCAGCGGCAGCGGGCAACACGGCAGCGAATGGTGCTGCTGCACGTGGACTGACACCTGCAGCAAATGCAGCGAGTATACGAAAGAAACAGGAGGAGCAGCAGAAGGCGATGCATCAGCTAGCCAATGGACTGCGTAAGCGGAAGCAGGAGTTGCTACAGAGCTATgtgaaacaaatgaaaacagcACTGGAACTAGTCGAACGCATGGATCTGCAGGATGTGCAACGTGCACCGACGCTAGAGACGATCAAAGTGCTACAGGCGACTATTGACAAGTTGCGCAAGGATGTGCATGCCGATCAGGATCAGTTGCAGGCGCaaattcaacagcaacaacaacagcagcagcaacaactgcaaccgCAGGCCGTTAAGAAAACCAAAGAGCAACAGAAGAAGGAGCTGCTCGACATGGAATTGGAGCTGATTGCTCAGCAGCAGGAGGGTAATGATACAACTGCCATACAGAAGCGCCTTGAGGAGCTGCAGCGCACGCTCTCCGGCACAGGAGGCGGACCTCTTGGTACAGCCGGCGGCGGTGGCACAAAACCAGCCGGAGGTGGTGCACGAAAGCGTGCCACATTCCCCGAAGGCTCCACCCGCGTAGATCGACGACCTAAAGCAATTGTCGTTACCGGTTTTGCCGCTGAAGAGGCCGATTTTGTGCTGGGTCACTTTAAG CATTTCGGCGAGATATCTAAGCACGATGTTGACCGTGAAATTCCACAATTGATACTCTCATATGCCACACGCATCAATGCGGAACAAGCTGTGCTCCGTGGCAAAATCTATAAGGACAAGCGTCTGCAG ATATCCTGGGCACCTGTAGTGACGAAGCCAGCAGCTGTACCAATGGGCGCACCGGCGGATAAGTTGGCCAGCTCTATTATTTCACCTCTTTCGAATGCGGCTGGTGATAAACTGGACAATCCGAAGCAATTGATGCAGTCGGTAAGCGAAAGTGAGTCGCTGTTGGGAAGCGATACACTGCCAGAGCTACGTCTGGAGGATGAAGAGGAGGACGAGGAGTCTGAAGATCGTTCCTGGCGCCGTTGA